acattaaaaaatattaaaaatgggtcctacagcactattcacacatttaaaagttattttgctatagtgttttcagttttcagtttcagcaacaataagttcaatccaaacggacccattaTATCACAAAATGGTGTAATCTTAGAATTTTGACTAGGGTTTTAGTAACTAacattagtttgtaattttttatttttttttttataatgtcaAGTTGGCAGTGGATTAAAATCCCGTGCAATATTACTTCTCCTTtctctcacaaatattttttacttcttcactctcattttttttacatttatcatttatttatttatttaagatttgagattgaaagttacttttttttttcttttttttttaattgtcaatCTCCACCATTAAAAACAATCGCACATTATAGATATTTTAATCTCAATTTCAATGTGTTAGAGGATATTTTAACTCTTATTCTCAATCCCATACTGTTGGTGGATATTTTAAATGAACTACCAttgtattttaataattttaaactctCCCAGTAGCCGAAATGATCAATTTATATTTAAGTAAACCTTTATTAGATTATTGGCGAAAACAATGAATCTTAAATTAAaggctaaaatattattttggtctatttactttactaaattttttttcatccctaaactttaaaaattttattttttagtccctaaactattaaaaatgtttcaccttttttctttaaattcaaaaaagatacatttttttaatccctaaactattgaaaaaaatgttcttttttcatccctatttttacctttaaactattaagaaaaaaaaaaactctttacaaattttaggagcgaaaaaataactttttattatttagaaaggaaaaacaagcttttgttataatttaggggctaaaataatattttaaataaaaatcatttatttcttttgtagTGTTCCacttaaagaaaatgaatttaaaagaaGTTTGGTTCATCATAATATTACATTATAccataatattatattattgtaatcttacattaatgtaatctcaatacaagaatacaatattatattgtttataaaGGTAATGAAATTAAGGTGatgtaatatattttgtaattttagattatgaaatattagaaaaaatatatataaataaaaaactttaatgTCACATTATCATAATATACATCATATTAATGGCACATCATAGTGAACCAAATGCCcccttaataaaatatttcttagcAGTAGGGTGTAATTAATGTGCTAATTTCCAATACTTCAAGGTTGGCATGGATTGATTTCAAAGTTTAGGGGGCGGATTGAAGTGTACCCCATAAATAGGGGAAAAAGAGCAATTATGcctttctaaaatttatttttatatctagTTTGAAAATGTACTTGAGCTTCGCCATCTATCATAATCTGATATTCATTAGAAGTGAAAAAAAGAATCATTATATtgatctctatatattaattacttattgttatatatatgtatatgcatatggaatatttccattaatttttgTGATCAATCAATTCGTTAAGAGTTAGTCGGTTTTAATTGGCTGTTGATTTATCAAATGGTGCTCTAAGGAGAAGAAGGTGAAGGGCTACTAATTGGATTGAAGGGAATTATGGGAAGGACGGTGTTTGTTATACCTAGTGTGTTTTACCCATACTGTTTTTTTATAACTGAAAACATGACTAAAAGTCACATTTTCATGTTACTAACAACACAATGTGTATAACAAGATTTTTTCTTAAGAGCAGACGAGCTGCAGTGTTTAATCTGAGagatttatagaaaattttactTTGGGTCTCAATAaagaaatctctctctctctctctcatgaagaTGCCATTGcgaattttttaaaagaaccacatcttaattattaaaataatcacATCTTTACCCAAATTTGGACCAAAGTAGCACTTAAGAGTTAGCTTACAAGCTTGAATACTTACCTTTTcctcaaaaagagaaaaagaaagaaaagaaaacaaaaagctgGTGGTCCAAATGTCGCGTGATTGCAATTTCTACCAATCAcaccccaaattacaaattattagCATCTAAAGATGTTAGGCATGCATGTGTCACGTACAAACGAGTACTTATTTAATATCCTGGGAGTAATACTACTTTCAACGAGATTATAGGTTTCACAAATAATGTATATGGTGCGAGTGAGAATTTTCTCATAATATTATATcattcttgtttattttttagtacATGAACATCCACAGTCTCTTCTCTTTGTATTTGTCTAGCTTTAAAAGGATGCCCATATTTTTGGATAGGAATTTtgataacaataaataattattatgtcATAACTACaatctgttcttttttttttcttttttctttttttgagaatcaactaCAAACTGTTCTAAGTACATAAATTGAACGTCATGTCTAGATTCCTATCACTCAGAGAAATATTAATCCATAAGGGTTTTTTCTTGGTCtaatcttctcttctttttggtaGCTAGGATACCCAATATTATACCAATCATGCTTCAGTACAAACTGATAATTTGGCTTCAAGCCACATTTGTTTGTTGACCCTAGCAATAAACTCTTCAGCTTTTTTATTTAGCTCCTCAACAGGCAATCCTGCTTCTTCCTCAGCCTCtccatcatcaccatcatcatcttctaCTTCAACAACTTctttcacttcttcttttttcacttcTTTAGTTTCAATTCTATTCACTTTGTCCTCCACCAAGTTCATCTCCaatttcctctcttcttttttctccagAAGAGTGGAGTCTCCCTTGAGACTTTGGTCCCCCTTATTGTATCCCTCATGAGTATCAGAAATAATCGTCTCCACTgtcctctcttctctctcttcaaaagTGGAGTGTGAGCGTCCCCTAAGACTTTGACTCCTCTCAACATATTCATCATAAATTTCATTGGATGGTGATGAGTTTGAGCTCACAAGCTTTGATTCTCCCATAAGGAACACGACTATGACATTGAATATTATGAACACGCACTTGGGGTTCACGAGGAAAGAAGAAAGATTTGGAAGAGAGGTAAACAAAAAATGCTTCATTGAATAGCGTAGAGAAGGAAACCAGTTGGGATAGGAACATAGTAAACTACATGATAGTGCTACAAGAGCATGAAGAATGAGACTGTAAAGAAATTGACCCTTATTGTAACTATTCATGGCTCGGAGCTTTTCTGCTTTGATTGGAGCCATGGTTGAAGTGTGAATAAAGAATTCAGTAGGGATTTTCTAAGCAGgtttaaatgaaattttggaaatatttggGAGCCAGGGAGAGAGTAATGAAagagttaaagaaaaaaaatgctggGAAGTATTCACATCTGACTGAACAAAAAGCAGTGAAAACAAGGACTTATATATAGTGAAGGAAAGAGGAGGATATTTTGGTGGATTCCAGACGGGTCGgctactttattaattattgtaaatttgtaataagtGAGTTGCTTTTTGAAAAGACATGGCATGCAGGTTGTGAATGTGTTTGTTTAGGTGATTCCTGTTTTCAGTCTCTGTTTGCTTTCTACTGCTTTCGTTGATGGTTTTAAATTCTGCCTTCAAATTATATCGCagaaacatatatatttgtattagcAACATGCAACGGCCCCTAGTTTCCCACTTCGTAGTGGTTCGACAATGAACCATGCACTATGTGACACCAAAGACATTAATTTAGGTAGTGGAAATTAAAGAGAATTTAGTAAGATAAATTGGAAACATAGAGTAAAGAAACTTCATATGTCAATTTAAcattctgtgtgtgtgtgtgaagaaGTTTCTTTTTACTACATTAAGATTGGGGGGAGGGGTTTGATCCTGTGTATCCTTATTGAGGACGTTAGGAGGTGTCATTAAGCTGAGATTACTGACAAAAAATTACTCATACACTAATATATGAATAGCATAACTTTGAAAAGGATAAATGCGCAAATCCAGAACTTCTTCATGCATATCAACCATCCTTATTGACTAATTCTTAAATTAAAGGTAGCCATATTATACACACACTCAAATTGCAAATAAATCATATCTTGAGCCCACAAGTTTCAAGTTGAAAACTTTGAAAATTGTGACTTCAGATCACGATTTATGTGTTGTTTGAGTAGATATATAAGAACGCATATAACAGTATATGACCTAAGTTTTACCCAAATCTTAAACTAAAACataatttatccttttttttttcaaccaactaaaacataaaattaaagtaaaagtaaaagtaaataCGTATTTTCTCACTTCATGTGGGTTTGGTTATATAACTAGTGCCGCAATACatgtaaattaatttttcctatTCAAATTTCACTTACACCACTTCAAAATAAGTCTATTACATTAAgtgctaataaaaaaaaattggtatagCAGCATTAAATACAATATTGCATTTACAAGTTAAAAGTTGTTgcaataataatttaaaatttgtaaattattgCATCAGCaataattaattacaataacttataatttacGATTATAATATAGGCTTTAATACCCTATTGCGCtagaaaaatttgttataataacttaaaataaagaaattgttgcaataacCAAAGAcgtttgatttttggttgaccTTAGatcaaattattgcaatgatatttttattgaaataaataattattcaacattttttttttaaagaatcaaaGTAACAACATTAAACACCCAACAAAGACCAATATCATTTTTAAGACAATAACTAAGACAAAGAtcaatattattttcttaagacaataactaaaaatataaaaaacctcATTGTTAATGTGTATAGACTTAGGCTTTAGGCCCACTTTAGTTGTCTTGCTTATCACACATAGCCTTGCCTCCGTGTAACTCTTTCTATTCTTCTTCACATTcccatcaattaatttttttggtatttttactCAAACTTGGAAATAAAGGCATTGCTTTAAGTGATGTTTGGACCAACTTCAATCTGGTAGGATcattaatcatatatattatcatCTCCACGGTGTACATAAAAACTTGGGGTTTGAAATTTCTACCTAGTGTTCAAAGGTTAGCCACTCCAAGCTGCATTTCAGTTTGCTTAGAATGGTGGTGGTACGAAATCATGATTTTACTATGTGGGTTGTTACTCAATCATTGAGTAACCGTTGCTTTCATGGATGTTCTGATTCAAACCACGGCTTTGATCTACATTTTCCCACCTTCTTTAAGCTTTGGCGTGTCAAGTGTCAACAAGGGTTGGAAATGAACTTGGTGCTAACAATCCAAAGAATAAGGCAAAATTTGCTGCAATTGTAGGCCTTTATTTGAGCTTCATATTGGGGTTTTTAGCATTGGTTGTTGCTGTAATGGTTACAAAGATATGGGCAAGTATGTTCACACACATTGAAATTATTGCTTTGACATCTATCATTTTGCCCATTATTAGACTCTTTGAGCTCAGAAACTGTCCACAATTAAACAATCAATTGTGGTGTTTTGAGAGGAACAACTTGGCGTAAATTGGTTGCTAACATAAACTTGAGTTGTTTTTCCTTGTGGGAATCACTACACCAAAATAAAGTCTATCATATCAAgttctaatacaataaaattggTACAATGATATTAAACTTAATATCGCACCTACAAGTTAAAAGTTGTTGCAGTAATAACTTATAGTtggtaaattattatattaacaaTAATTAGTtgcaataaattataattttcaattgcaATATAGGTTTTAATACCTTACTACACTAGAAAAGTTTTTTGTCataacttaaaatgaaaaaattactgcaataacttgataccaaatatttttgcaatctattgcaacaaaaattttgaaatgataacTTATTGCAACGAAGTTACCATTGTAATAACTTTACAATCTATTACAATAACAAGTATTAAGATATCATTGTAATAATCcgatatcaattattttaaaatctaTTGTAATGATAAACATGAAATAATTATCTATCACAACGAATATATTGTtacaataatttgatatgaattatttttgtcaattattttaatttattgcaataaaatttgtgaagtgatagtttatttttacaaaatatttgaaacaataaattgtttattgtAACACCATATACATTATTGCATTAAAattgtcattaaaatatttggagTTTATTGCAATGGAATTTGTAACAATTCATATCAACTATTACGATAACATAGATGTTATTgcaacgattttttttttttttttttttttttttttgtaataagcattttttgttttagtgttgcttGTATCACTAATTTGAGTCATTTATGTTAAAGAAAGTAACAATGAGAAAGTGTCATGCAATTCCTTCTTTTCTTGGGTGCTCAAGTCCCGttaattaaatatatgcccaTCTTATTTGCATGCTTTTTCTATGGTTTGGTATGCTTTTCAGTTATAATTGAAGTGGCACGTTTGTTAAAGCATCTTGTAAAGGTAATACATAAATCAGTTCCAAATATAAAGTTGATGGAACACCAAGATACTTAAATCAGTTCAAAATATAAAGTTGATGGAAACATCAAGAAAAACGAGAAAACTTTCAtgctaaaataatatttaattttgttaaaagacATATTACGTATGacgatgtatatatataatttatgatGTCAAATTCAATTCTAAACATGCCCatgatatatatagatagacggttggattcaagttatacctaatgtaactctaagtaatattataccacttaatatttttttaattagatgtaaattttgacaaatccaccgttagattatattatctttgtaCATTTTCtatgtttacaaaatttcaatatgttcaaagattaatagtaatgtcatcaataaattgtttaaattcaagtttttgtagtttaaaataatgcataaaaaatgagtttatggattgaatggtaaataatatccacTTGACATAAAAATTAGCATGAATGTTAAGTATATATAGAACACGTAATTTAACggtgggattttcaaaatatgaattctataacaagttattgggtggtgtaacattacttagagttacaccaagtgtaactttaagtaatattacaccacttaatattttttaattagatgcgaattttgagaaatctaccgttggattacattatcttcatatattctccatgcaaaattttgaggtaattaaagattaatagttatgtcattagTTAactgtttaaatttaaatttttgtagtttaaaataatgcataaaagatgagtttataaattaaatggtaaataacatccaattggcataaatattaagaacatatagaacatgtaatttaacgatgagattttcaaaatatgaattctataacaaattattaggtggtgtaacttgaacttaattatatatataatttgtactCACAATAATTCCAAGGTGATTAAAGATAAATAGTAATGTCATCAGTCAactgtttaaattcaaatttttgtagtttaaaataatgcataaaagatgagtttatataTTTAATGGTAAGTAacatccaattggcatgaatattaagaacatatagaacatgtaattcaacggtaaaattttcaaaatatgaattctataacaagttattggataGTGTAActtaaacttaaatatatatatttatttatttattgtactCCCAATATGGAGTGCGGAAAGTTTAAaatagaacaaaacaaaactaaataatatatatatatatatatatatatatgtattgtacTCCCAATATGGAGTGCGGAAAGTTTAAaatagaacaaaacaaaactaaataataGCATCCCAACCCAAACTACCAAAATGATCTAGAGCCTAGAGGTGAATTGTTTTAGACTCACTAGTAAGGGTTGTACGTGCAAGGCACGTGCTGTCTCTTGAATGAGAAAATTGAGCAATGCTGGTGCCACAACTTGTGGCATAtggcgagttgtggttggtaAGGGGTAATGGTGGGTCCATGTGAGGACACCCttcaccaaccacaactcgccaTATGGACAAGTTGTGTCACAAGTTATGGAACCAGATTAATTCGAAAAAATTTAagacagaaattttttttaaagtagtaTGAAATCATATGACTATTTATTTACTATaataatttcttagaacctatttATTAAAGATAGTATCTACTCATGAAAAAATTCTCttaagaatgataacaaatgtTGTTGTCTTCCAACaataaaaaactaagttttgatAAGACAttgttacaatatttaaatttttgcaataaatgATGACATATGCTATAATTGAAacttttcatcaaattaaataccTATAACCACTTGCAACgaatattttgttattcatacttcCATCTTTATCATCTTATTTTATGAGTCTAACTACGATGTTtagcttatttaatttttaatgaatacaTTTTGAAGAAAGAaggcaaataaaaaaagaacaagataaCAAAGACATATGTCATTGAagtttttattagataaaattataaatctagaaaatttaaacctctaataaattaatattctttagGTAACAAATAGAATACCATACATCATCATTTTTTACGAAAAGTATGACTAacacataaaactcaaaatacatgaataaattttttgggacattaaaatttagtgaGGCATTTTAGATATTGCACAATGAAATATTCTAGGAACCATAATATTTTGTTAGAGTTTAACTAAGAGAGTAATAGCAGAGACTATATGCTtgtctacaaaatataaatgagaaaattattcaactttaaaGTTAggggggagggagggagggaggggtGGGGGGAGGAGGGAAtgaaactaccccaaacatagAGGGGAAAAGtacttttttccttcttcttttttggccggtaaaactatgtttttttgctttaaacaatatgtaaaaaaaaaaaatgtccgtaaaactataaattttggctcaacaaaattAGCTAAAAAAAGGGTTAGGAACACAAgaaatgtcacaatattttctcaatacctttattttagcTATGGTGGGActtagtatgatattttattattttatttttgagtaattctacgtccataacattttcacaacaaatcttaagtggtaaactattattggttttttattgGGACAACCACTTTAaactatgcattaaaaaaaagaatttaaaaaaaaaaaaaaaaacaacaacaaacaaaaaaccaacaGACGAAAATTGTGTGTAGAccagtgaattttggctcaccaaatttgactaaaccaaaaaagaagtttaagaacacaacaaaatgttacaatatttttacaatatttttattttcaactgTGGTAAGTTTCagtcaaatattttattatttattttataaaaatactatcatcataatattttcataacaaattctagttggcaagttgttactgattTTAAAATGGATCCACGACTgatagcatttttttatttatcaatagtaacttaccacctatgatttattgtgaaattaatatgaaaatgttgtggacttagcattttttttattggatctataagaaactgagacctcaacaattgtgaaaatattgtgataacaacaAGCGTTACAaacttttcataaaaataaatattttcagttgtggttagtcataatctcatattttattatttatttcaaccaataaaaaattgacacctaaataattataaaaatattataaaatttattgtatcagtataacaatatatatatatatatatatatatttaaaaagcaCAAACCGAAATGACGtgactgaaaagaaaaaaaaatacaaaacagtGAGTTTTGTTCACCAATTGACTAAACCAAGTTTGCTGTTGAAAAAGCTATTGCCTCTTTTTATATGGTCAGTAGAAATAGTAATTAATTAGGGCCTAGAGGTGGGATTTGCAAGCATAGCTATATTTGACTAAAGTGATAGTAGcatatacaaaatttaatacataaatCTTACAAATTAACATTCCTTCAAttacaaaaaagtaattcaaaatatttatttatcatgcCGTTTCAAACTTTTAGCTACATCAATCATATTTTTGAcatataagagcattcacattaaagtatttaaaaaatttaggtttttaacaattcaaaacactactttatttattttaacaacttattttataatacaccctacagtaaatgttttataataacattcaatacattaaaataatataaatagtacaataaaataatatatctatagCAATAACCAACCACCACAATCATcactacattaaaaaaaaaaaattaacactctacattaaaatattattttttatttttagtttggaCTCTTTTGAGCTACAGTGGGCTGCTATAGATAGCAGCCCAGTGTAgctcaaatttaaatttttttaactttagcTGCTTTGTTGCAGCCACAGTTTTGGAGAGTTGGTTGCCAACCTCACTGGGTATGCTCATAgttaaacccttttttttttatttttttggggggttgaAAGGGGcattattattaacaaaaaggAAAGTTAAGCAGATACAGATGCCACACTGGCAGCAACAAGTCTAGAATAATACAAGATTTTGATATCCTTAGCTACTAAAGTCTCAAGTTCAGCAGTAAAAggaaaatcaaacacaacaatgTCTTCCCTCATGGAGCTGCCCCATTTTGCCAGCCAATCCGCGCATTTGTTGGCTTCTCTAAACGTGTGGATAACCCTTACTTGAGAAGCTTGTCCAGGAGAAACCTGCAGTCAGATAACAGGGGAGCAAAAGCTGAATTAGGATTCTTTTTTGAGttaaacctttttttaattagatttatagTAGCTTTTACGTTTTTCATTTAACTAAGATAATTAATCCTTCTGTATTTGTTTTGGCATGAGTGATTTTCAAGCTCACTGTCCAGTTACACCTTCCCCCTCTTTGCCTTGAGTACAATATTTCATTGTTGACATGTAGGTATACAGGGGCAGCTCCACATTGAATCCAGGTTGCCACAAAAACTACcttgacttgaaaaaaatataattattatacataaattttaaaaattttatgattttttaacctttaaaaataaagtcGTGTCtgctctaaatttttttaggcacaacataataaaactttaaatattgTAAGACTTTAtctatttgtatatatataaatacatattttgtcagtatataaagttttttttattaaattttgtataattccAATTTGATAATGAccactttgaaaaaaaaaaatcatagagcGATCATTgtaggtatatatataaatgtacaACAAACGCTACAGCCAACCacacaaccaaaagaaaaatgtataaaGAAAGGCTAAATGAACTAGACTTCTTCGagattacatatatataataattgtcGCCCCTTTGGAATTTTTGGAATACAAAGGTTCAACGAACTGAGATATGCTTTTGCAAAATGGACGGTAGTTTAGAATCTTTCCAAAAGCTCACGTCTTAccagagagagtgagagagaaattCCAAgtgtttataactttataaagAATGAAGGTTCAAAGAAGGACCCCTTTAAAGGAAATGGTGACATGAAAAAGCAGTACTTTCTTTTCCATGCAAGTATAGCTTCGCTGTATGTTTTGGgtgcctttttttttgaaaaaaaaaacgcttATGAGAAGGATGGAA
This genomic stretch from Quercus lobata isolate SW786 chromosome 3, ValleyOak3.0 Primary Assembly, whole genome shotgun sequence harbors:
- the LOC115982649 gene encoding uncharacterized protein LOC115982649 codes for the protein MAPIKAEKLRAMNSYNKGQFLYSLILHALVALSCSLLCSYPNWFPSLRYSMKHFLFTSLPNLSSFLVNPKCVFIIFNVIVVFLMGESKLVSSNSSPSNEIYDEYVERSQSLRGRSHSTFEEREERTVETIISDTHEGYNKGDQSLKGDSTLLEKKEERKLEMNLVEDKVNRIETKEVKKEEVKEVVEVEDDDGDDGEAEEEAGLPVEELNKKAEEFIARVNKQMWLEAKLSVCTEA